A genomic stretch from Candidatus Marinimicrobia bacterium CG08_land_8_20_14_0_20_45_22 includes:
- the cmr1 gene encoding type III-B CRISPR module RAMP protein Cmr1, with the protein MIKKEVTFQTITPLYTGGVDMKMTEIKPASIMGSLRFWFDVICHFSGKFNGPKYSQTEFNYKKYQDFIESKPEVTDVEICEHLQLSPTARYFGCTGWKSKIGIETINSSKDEIRWIPPSKRKIVDGKNWYLPEKYFEGKFTISFSTEGTEIAENILFPLLNFIQEYGFLGAKNNIGFGRVKMVNSDFSLYKLLHIGESIYNPHEIVEVTNDKNLLKRDDVRKIIYFSVTKKNSVYLGEIKNLLIEKSQLRSSEIRDRSKRHFIFGSIQK; encoded by the coding sequence GTGATTAAAAAAGAAGTGACTTTTCAAACCATTACACCGCTCTATACCGGCGGCGTGGATATGAAAATGACCGAAATCAAACCCGCCAGCATCATGGGATCGCTACGCTTCTGGTTCGATGTAATCTGCCATTTCTCGGGGAAGTTCAATGGTCCAAAATACTCCCAGACAGAATTCAATTATAAAAAGTATCAGGATTTTATTGAAAGTAAACCGGAAGTAACGGATGTTGAAATCTGTGAGCATTTGCAGTTATCCCCGACCGCTCGCTATTTTGGATGTACCGGCTGGAAAAGTAAGATCGGGATCGAGACGATTAATTCTTCAAAAGACGAGATTAGATGGATTCCTCCAAGTAAAAGGAAAATAGTTGACGGGAAGAACTGGTATCTTCCGGAAAAATATTTTGAAGGCAAATTCACTATTTCTTTTTCCACAGAGGGCACAGAGATCGCTGAGAATATTCTATTCCCTTTATTGAATTTTATCCAGGAATATGGGTTTCTGGGAGCGAAGAATAATATCGGTTTCGGGAGAGTGAAAATGGTTAATTCTGATTTTTCTCTATATAAATTGTTACATATTGGAGAATCGATTTATAATCCTCACGAGATCGTCGAAGTAACTAACGATAAAAATCTGCTAAAGCGTGATGATGTTAGAAAAATAATCTACTTCTCTGTCACTAAAAAGAATTCAGTTTATCTTGGAGAAATAAAAAACCTATTAATCGAAAAATCACAACTTAGATCGAGTGAAATACGGGATCGAAGTAAACGCCATTTTATCTTTGGTTCTATCCAGAAA
- the cas4 gene encoding CRISPR-associated protein Cas4 translates to MNLRSWRLTNFSDMQNEFLEKISGTHVEYYHFCKRQLWFFHHQIVCEQESDLVKLGKVIHENSYEREQKEIRIGNNIVLDFADVKAKVIHEVKKSDRMEKAHLWQLKFYLWVLKSKGIEGFSGQLDYPKLKKTVAVELTDADCDELAEITARIEQLVNAPVPPARKTKACLKCAYYELCYV, encoded by the coding sequence ATGAATTTAAGGAGTTGGAGATTGACCAATTTTTCTGATATGCAGAATGAGTTCTTAGAGAAAATTTCTGGTACTCATGTCGAGTATTACCATTTTTGTAAAAGACAGCTTTGGTTCTTTCACCACCAGATCGTCTGCGAACAGGAGTCCGACTTAGTGAAACTTGGCAAGGTCATCCACGAAAACAGTTACGAACGCGAGCAGAAGGAAATCCGCATTGGCAACAACATCGTCTTAGACTTTGCCGATGTTAAGGCGAAGGTTATTCACGAAGTCAAGAAATCCGACCGGATGGAGAAAGCCCACCTCTGGCAACTGAAATTCTATCTCTGGGTACTGAAGAGTAAGGGCATTGAAGGCTTTAGCGGACAGCTCGACTACCCGAAACTGAAGAAAACGGTCGCGGTTGAATTGACCGATGCCGACTGCGATGAATTGGCAGAAATAACCGCGCGTATCGAACAGCTCGTCAATGCTCCGGTTCCGCCGGCCCGTAAAACCAAAGCCTGCCTCAAATGCGCCTATTACGAGTTGTGCTATGTGTAA